The stretch of DNA TCCTATTTTAAAATGCATATCATTTATTATAAGTCAATTTCTTTTTTTCGATTATTTAAATAGATATCTACACCCTCGGCAATACCTTTAGCAATCAACTCCTGATAACGTGGGGTAAAGAGCCTCTTACGCTCTTTTGGATGTGAAATATATCCTACTTCCACAAGTATGGAAGGTCTACTGGCACCCACAAGTACCCAAAAAGGTGCATGTCTCACTCCACCATCTTTCACGCCTTTATACCTTGTATGCAAATTGGTCATGATCCTTCGCTGCACGTCAATGGCAAGCTTATTAGACTCAACGATCTTGGGTCCGGAAAGCACTGAATCAATAACAACATTACGACTCAGTTTGTTCATACCTTTCAGTACGGCTCTATTTTCCCGTTCTGCAATACGTTGAGATTTTGCATCTCTTGTTTTTTGTAAGAAAAATGTTTCAACACCGTGTACCTTGTTGCGTTTTCTTTTGGGTACGGAGTTCGCATGGATAGAAATAAAGATTGCTGCATTCTTCTTATCAGCGATTTTGGTACGCTGCGGAAGTTTTAAAAAACGGTCTTTCCTGCGTGTCATATGTACAGAATAACCCTCTTTTTTCAGTTGTCTTTCGAGTCTTTTTGATATTTGAAGCACAAGGTCTTTTTCTCTTTTTCCTCCTCCTATGGCACCCGTATCGTGTCCACCATGTCCAGCATCTATCACAATCAATTTATCTTTATTGGATCGGATCAATGTAGGCTTTTTTGTCACTTTTTTAGTGTTACCATGAGGTTTATGATAGCGTTTAGCAGGAAGCACACTGCTATTTTTAGGTAAAGAAATATGATAACTCTTATTTGAAAAAAATGGTTGATACGCTAGTGGTTTTGACGATCCATACCCTGTGATCACCACACGTACAGTATCGGCTTTATTCTGAGCCAGGCGGACATGTGGTCCCAGTCCCAGCGGTACGCGATTATGCGCGATACGTGTATCTTTAAAGTCGTAAATTTCTCTAGGGGGATTACTGAGTGTAAAGTGTTTGACACTCTTTTTATTAAAATTTTTAGAAAAAAGAAGACGCAGTTCATCTTTTTTGACAATAGCCTTTTGTAACATGTTCCCGCTGGGGAACAGTAGTGTATTCAGTAGCAGCAGTAAAAGAAAAACCCTACTCAACTTAGGCATCGTTTTACTTATCTTCTCCATTCATCAATTTATCCATCAGTTCTTTCACTGTGATGATCTCTGTAAGGCGATACCCGTTGGCACCTGTAAAAAAGAGACCCGTCTCTTTGATACCATCATACGCATCGGTCAGTCTATCTGCAATACAATACCCTACAATTTTCGCTTCTTCACCACGATGACATGGTGCAACACAGTTTGAGATACATGCCACTTTTGGTGCAGTGCCTTTCTCTATATCTTCATGAAGCTGTGTTTTTACACCACGGGCAGGATATCCTACTGGAGATTTGAAGAGTTTAATATCCTCTTCTTTTGCATTAATGATAATATCCTTCATTACTTGACTGGCATCGCATTCCACTGTACCTATGAAGCGTGTACCCATCTGTACACCATCTGCACCCAGTTCCATCATTTTGACAATGTCATCATGATCCCACACACCACCTGCAGCGATAATAGGCATAGAACCCCAGTTTTTAGCTTCCTCAACCACAGGAGGTAGAATCGCTTCCAACTGATTTTCAGGCATGAAACACTCTTCATATTTGAATCCCTGGTGTCCTCCACTGAGCGGACCTTCGACAATAACAGCGTCGGGGAGTCTATTATGTGTCTTTTTCCAACGACGACATAATATCTTTAATGCTTTCGCCGTTGATACAATAGGAACTAATGCAACATCAGGATAGTTCTTCGTTGCTTCAGGCATCGTAAGTGGTAAACCTGCACCTGTGATGATAATATTTGCTCCAGCCTTACATGCATCTTCTACCACACGGTTGTATTCACTTTGTGCATAGAGTACATTCGCAGCTAAAGGCTTATCTCCACAAATTTTTCTTGCATTTTCAAATATTTTTTTGAGTGCTGTATAGGAGTAAAAGTTGATCGCATCAAGTGGTCTGTGCTCTTTACCTACCATCTCTTTAGCATCAAGGTATTTTCTATTTTTATACACACCGGTTCCTACAGCAGAGATAACACCGAGACCACCCTCTTTTGAAACAGTTCCGGCTAATTGATCCCAAGATATACCAACACCCATACCACCTTGCACGATAGGTTTTTCAATGGTATATTTTCCAATTTTTAAAGATTTAAATGCCACTACTTCACCTTCACTTTTGCAAACTTTCTTTTTCCTACCTGCAGGATATACTCTCCTGCTGTAAGATTTAACTTCTCATCAGAGATCTTTTCCTGATCAATGCTGACTGCATTTTGTTTAATATCTCTTCTTGCTTGGGATGTAGAAGGTTCGATACCCGCATCTACCAATGCCTTGCATATCCAGATACCCTCTTCTACTTCTACTTCATTCATATCTGTTGGGAGCTGGTTTGATTTAAATACATTATCAAACTCTCCTTTGGCTAGTGTAGCCAACTCTTCATTATAAAACCTTGTAACCAGCTCAAGTGCCAGATTTTCCTTCACTGTTTTAGGGTGAAGTGTGCCTTTTTGTACATCCTCTTTCATCGTAGCGATATCTTCCAGTGATCTCTCGCTCAAAAGCTCATAATAACGCCACATCAATTCATCTGAAGTTGAAAGTGTTTTTGCATAGATATCATTGGGCTCTTCAGTGATACCGATGTAGTTGTTCAAAGACTTACTCATCTTCTGTACACCATCCAGTCCTTCCAAGATAGGCATCATCAATACAGCCTGCTCTTTCCCTACATTATACACACGCTGAAGGTGTCTTCCCATCAAAAGGTTGAATTTCTGATCTGTTCCACCGATCTCAATATCACTTTTGAGTTCAACAGAATCATACCCCTGAAGCAGTGGGTATAAAAATTCTGAGATAGAGATACTCTGTTCATTTTTAAAACGTTTTGTAAAATCATCACGCTCAAGCATACGTGCCACACTAAAGGTTGTTGTCAATGCAACCATACCCGCAGCACCTAATTTATTGAGCCAGGTAGAGTTAAATACTACCTCTGTCTTACTCTCATCAAGAATATTAAACACCTGTTCCTGGTACGTTTTTGCATTGGCCATGATCGTATCATTATCCAGTACTTTTCTTGTTTCGCTCTTACCGGTAGGATCCCCTATCGTTGCCGTAAAGTCACCGATAAGAAGTTGTACCCTTCCTCCGTGGTTTTGAAATGTTCGAAGCTTTTGAAGAAGGACAGTATGCCCCAGGTGCAGATCCGCACCGGTAGGGTCAAATCCTGCTTTCACTGTATATGTACTGCCATCATTATAATATTTTGAAACCAATTTCTCAATGCGTTCCATATCTATAACTTCTGCAGTACCTCTACTGATCTCTTCTAATGCTTTTTGTACCATTTTTACTTACCCTTGTTTAT from Sulfurovum xiamenensis encodes:
- a CDS encoding N-acetylmuramoyl-L-alanine amidase is translated as MEKISKTMPKLSRVFLLLLLLNTLLFPSGNMLQKAIVKKDELRLLFSKNFNKKSVKHFTLSNPPREIYDFKDTRIAHNRVPLGLGPHVRLAQNKADTVRVVITGYGSSKPLAYQPFFSNKSYHISLPKNSSVLPAKRYHKPHGNTKKVTKKPTLIRSNKDKLIVIDAGHGGHDTGAIGGGKREKDLVLQISKRLERQLKKEGYSVHMTRRKDRFLKLPQRTKIADKKNAAIFISIHANSVPKRKRNKVHGVETFFLQKTRDAKSQRIAERENRAVLKGMNKLSRNVVIDSVLSGPKIVESNKLAIDVQRRIMTNLHTRYKGVKDGGVRHAPFWVLVGASRPSILVEVGYISHPKERKRLFTPRYQELIAKGIAEGVDIYLNNRKKEIDL
- a CDS encoding nitronate monooxygenase translates to MAFKSLKIGKYTIEKPIVQGGMGVGISWDQLAGTVSKEGGLGVISAVGTGVYKNRKYLDAKEMVGKEHRPLDAINFYSYTALKKIFENARKICGDKPLAANVLYAQSEYNRVVEDACKAGANIIITGAGLPLTMPEATKNYPDVALVPIVSTAKALKILCRRWKKTHNRLPDAVIVEGPLSGGHQGFKYEECFMPENQLEAILPPVVEEAKNWGSMPIIAAGGVWDHDDIVKMMELGADGVQMGTRFIGTVECDASQVMKDIIINAKEEDIKLFKSPVGYPARGVKTQLHEDIEKGTAPKVACISNCVAPCHRGEEAKIVGYCIADRLTDAYDGIKETGLFFTGANGYRLTEIITVKELMDKLMNGEDK
- the tyrS gene encoding tyrosine--tRNA ligase; translated protein: MVQKALEEISRGTAEVIDMERIEKLVSKYYNDGSTYTVKAGFDPTGADLHLGHTVLLQKLRTFQNHGGRVQLLIGDFTATIGDPTGKSETRKVLDNDTIMANAKTYQEQVFNILDESKTEVVFNSTWLNKLGAAGMVALTTTFSVARMLERDDFTKRFKNEQSISISEFLYPLLQGYDSVELKSDIEIGGTDQKFNLLMGRHLQRVYNVGKEQAVLMMPILEGLDGVQKMSKSLNNYIGITEEPNDIYAKTLSTSDELMWRYYELLSERSLEDIATMKEDVQKGTLHPKTVKENLALELVTRFYNEELATLAKGEFDNVFKSNQLPTDMNEVEVEEGIWICKALVDAGIEPSTSQARRDIKQNAVSIDQEKISDEKLNLTAGEYILQVGKRKFAKVKVK